A window from Setaria italica strain Yugu1 chromosome VIII, Setaria_italica_v2.0, whole genome shotgun sequence encodes these proteins:
- the LOC101759969 gene encoding uncharacterized protein LOC101759969 isoform X1 — translation MRICFTTRFQLSSIFLLDQHGSSRAVTPDYQMDSAARIYDMYETMLENMLKYPSEPAESLPLEFLKAITDNFSNDRIIGRGGFGEVYKGILRSGKVIAVKKIYDRYHVDKDNYLDELRNVLGIMHPNVVQLIGYCAETKMDTRTHGGKLIVAEIRSRLLCFEYISNGGLDMYISKEYMDLGWDEICMIIKGICSGLDALHEEKIVHLDLKPQNILMDGNMMPKIVDFGLARLLGKNKSKTYTERVTGTTGYMAPEYFNDGKISTKADIFSLGVIMIELMTGSRNYPRSMPHYYYSYTSYGNTLDTTQAQLEEFSGTVLEKWKKIFQKTLKDASLVEVSTNQLKQLIAIALKCVDSDLNKRPNAADILQIFSRNEAGQSSCDPCCKYSQVRDLVSVQPTELKIHMADPNKLYRSSCLLHLNNNTLGHVAFRILSNTLARHFIWPKFGFVPPGCRYTVAVTMRYQQNPPPSEDLVFTLESTRASDQEIKNVISRHLIYDHDDFFAKAKDKGRQVHEEKLTPVYSNNELAIEIVPLEMSDYMTTTIDAHPTEPWILIIRSSIIIWDYNTQEMAHLPPRREQKQVSSGRFRGSITPLVAKFIAQKNWIVVGCSFGYIKVYKYCKQALFSEIKSFKAHEYGGISSLELHRTGPYVLSAVEAEGHSAPMWDNPMDKIKMWDWENGWKLICTFNTEKYTYQIKFNPMDLNMFATISGGVKVWNICSPDSVSELRRTHPTRLDFFSRDGAPHMIFADQSNRRKPTIWDCQNMKCVSTLKEHLADVTVVFSHPELPVLVTGSHDGTIRLWNSSTFSLLGVLNCGLGTVLAITSLKGSRRIAILHYGGLAIAEIDTEQSVAIV, via the exons ATGGACAGTGCCGCAAGGATATATGATATGTACGAGACGATGCTGGAGAATATGCTGAAGTATCCAAGTGAACCAGCAGAGTCTCTGCCACTGGAATTCTTGAAAGCCATCACGGATAATTTCTCCAATGACCGTATAATCGGTAGGGGTGGCTTTGGAGAGGTTTACAAG GGAATTCTACGGAGCGGGAAAGTAATTGCAGTAAAGAAGATATATGATAGGTATCACGTTGACAAGGACAACTATTTGGACGAGCTCCGCAATGTTTTGGGGATCATGCACCCAAATGTGGTACAGCTCATAGGTTACTGTGCTGAGACTAAGATGGATACAAGGACACACGGTGGGAAGCTGATTGTGGCGGAAATACGCTCACGGTTGCTCTGCTTCGAGTATATTAGCAATGGAGGCCTCGACATGTATATTTCCA AAGAATATATGGACCTTGGCTGGGACGAGATATGCATGATAATTAAGGGGATTTGTAGTGGCTTAGATGCCCTTCACGAGGAAAAAATTGTTCATCTGGACCTTAAGCCACAGAATATATTGATGGATGGTAACATGATGCCCAAAATTGTCGACTTTGGCTTGGCAAGGCTCTTGGGCAAAAATAAATCAAAAACATACACTGAGAGGGTGACAGGAACAAC CGGATACATGGCACCGGAATATTTTAATGATGGCAAAATCTCTACCAAGGCAGATATATTCAGTTTGGGTGTTATAATGATTGAGTTAATGACAGGTAGTAGGAATTATCCCCGGAGCATGCCACATTATTATTATTCCTACACCTCGTATGGGAATACACTCGATACTACCCAAGCACAGCTAGAGGAATTCTCCGGGACT GTGCTtgaaaaatggaagaaaatatTTCAAAAAACACTGAAGGATGCATCACTCGTTGAAGTTTCTACCAATCAATTGAAGCAACTGATTGCTATAGCCCTAAAATGTGTGGACAGTGACCTAAATAAAAGACCTAATGCAGCAGATATACTTCAAATTTTTTCTCGTAATGAAGCAGGACAAAGCTCATGCGATCCATGTTGCAAATATAGCCAG GTTAGAGATCTCGTCAGCGTGCAGCCCACCGAACTCAAAATACACATGGCAGATCCAAACAAGTTGTACCGCTCGTCATGCTTGCTGCACCTAAACAATAACACACTTGGACATGTCGCCTTCAGGATCCTATCCAATACTCTAGCGCGGCACTtcatttggccgaaatttggtTTCGTGCCTCCCGGGTGCAGGTACACTGTTGCTGTCACAATGCGCTACCAGCAAAATCCACCGCCCAGCGAAGACCTGGTTTTTACACTGGAGAGCACCAGAGCGAGTGATCAGGAAATAAAGAACGTTATTTCAAGGCATTTAATTTATGACCACGATGATTTCTTTGCGAAAGCTAAAGATAAGGGCCGTCAGGTTCACGAGGAAAAATTAACTCCTGTTTACTCAAATAATGAG CTTGCAATCGAG ATAGTACCCCTCGAAATGTCTGATTATATGACGACTACCATAGACGCGCATCCAACGGAGCCATG GATTCTGATCATTCGTAGCTCAATTATCATCTGGGACTACAACACGCAG GAGATGGCACACCTCCCACCTCGCAGAGAACAAAAACAGGTGTCTTCCGGCAGATTTCGTGGTTCAATCACACCTTTAGTTGCAAAGTTTATTGCACAAAAGAATTGGATAGTAGTCGGATGTTCATTTGGTTACATAAAAGTGTACAAATATTGCAAGCAGGCTTTATTTTCTGAAATAAAGAGCTTTAAAGCTCATGAATATGGTGGCATAAGCTCTTTGGAACTCCATCGAACTGGGCCTTATGTGCTATCGGCAGTTGAAGCTGAGGGACATTCTGCGCCCATGTGGGACAACCCAATGGACAAGATAAAGATGTGGGACTGGGAAAACGGCTGGAAATTGATTTGCACATTCAACACAGAAAAGTATACATATCAAATCAAATTTAACCCAATGGACCTAAATATGTTTGCTACTATTTCTGGTGGGGTAAAG GTCTGGAATATCTGTTCTCCAGATTCTGTATCCGAATTACGTCGGACTCATCCGACACGTTTGGATTTCTTTTCAcgagatggcgcaccgcacatGATTTTTGCCGACCAGTCCAATAGGAGGAAGCCCACG ATATGGGATTGCCAAAACATGAAGTGTGTTTCAACGCTGAAAGAGCATTTAGCTGATGTTACTGTGGTATTTTCCCATCCTGAACTTCCAGTACTCGTGACAGGATCACATGACGGGACAATTCGTCTATGGAACTCTAGTACTTTCAG TCTTCTAGGTGTACTAAACTGTGGCCTCGGCACTGTACTGGCTATAACAAGTTTGAAGGGGTCAAGAAG GATTGCTATCTTACATTATGGTGGATTGGCAATTGCTGAAATTGACACTGAGCAATCGGTTGCTATAGTATGA
- the LOC101759969 gene encoding uncharacterized protein LOC101759969 isoform X2, with protein sequence MDSAARIYDMYETMLENMLKYPSEPAESLPLEFLKAITDNFSNDRIIGRGGFGEVYKGILRSGKVIAVKKIYDRYHVDKDNYLDELRNVLGIMHPNVVQLIGYCAETKMDTRTHGGKLIVAEIRSRLLCFEYISNGGLDMYISKEYMDLGWDEICMIIKGICSGLDALHEEKIVHLDLKPQNILMDGNMMPKIVDFGLARLLGKNKSKTYTERVTGTTGYMAPEYFNDGKISTKADIFSLGVIMIELMTGSRNYPRSMPHYYYSYTSYGNTLDTTQAQLEEFSGTVLEKWKKIFQKTLKDASLVEVSTNQLKQLIAIALKCVDSDLNKRPNAADILQIFSRNEAGQSSCDPCCKYSQVRDLVSVQPTELKIHMADPNKLYRSSCLLHLNNNTLGHVAFRILSNTLARHFIWPKFGFVPPGCRYTVAVTMRYQQNPPPSEDLVFTLESTRASDQEIKNVISRHLIYDHDDFFAKAKDKGRQVHEEKLTPVYSNNELAIEIVPLEMSDYMTTTIDAHPTEPWILIIRSSIIIWDYNTQEMAHLPPRREQKQVSSGRFRGSITPLVAKFIAQKNWIVVGCSFGYIKVYKYCKQALFSEIKSFKAHEYGGISSLELHRTGPYVLSAVEAEGHSAPMWDNPMDKIKMWDWENGWKLICTFNTEKYTYQIKFNPMDLNMFATISGGVKVWNICSPDSVSELRRTHPTRLDFFSRDGAPHMIFADQSNRRKPTIWDCQNMKCVSTLKEHLADVTVVFSHPELPVLVTGSHDGTIRLWNSSTFSLLGVLNCGLGTVLAITSLKGSRRIAILHYGGLAIAEIDTEQSVAIV encoded by the exons ATGGACAGTGCCGCAAGGATATATGATATGTACGAGACGATGCTGGAGAATATGCTGAAGTATCCAAGTGAACCAGCAGAGTCTCTGCCACTGGAATTCTTGAAAGCCATCACGGATAATTTCTCCAATGACCGTATAATCGGTAGGGGTGGCTTTGGAGAGGTTTACAAG GGAATTCTACGGAGCGGGAAAGTAATTGCAGTAAAGAAGATATATGATAGGTATCACGTTGACAAGGACAACTATTTGGACGAGCTCCGCAATGTTTTGGGGATCATGCACCCAAATGTGGTACAGCTCATAGGTTACTGTGCTGAGACTAAGATGGATACAAGGACACACGGTGGGAAGCTGATTGTGGCGGAAATACGCTCACGGTTGCTCTGCTTCGAGTATATTAGCAATGGAGGCCTCGACATGTATATTTCCA AAGAATATATGGACCTTGGCTGGGACGAGATATGCATGATAATTAAGGGGATTTGTAGTGGCTTAGATGCCCTTCACGAGGAAAAAATTGTTCATCTGGACCTTAAGCCACAGAATATATTGATGGATGGTAACATGATGCCCAAAATTGTCGACTTTGGCTTGGCAAGGCTCTTGGGCAAAAATAAATCAAAAACATACACTGAGAGGGTGACAGGAACAAC CGGATACATGGCACCGGAATATTTTAATGATGGCAAAATCTCTACCAAGGCAGATATATTCAGTTTGGGTGTTATAATGATTGAGTTAATGACAGGTAGTAGGAATTATCCCCGGAGCATGCCACATTATTATTATTCCTACACCTCGTATGGGAATACACTCGATACTACCCAAGCACAGCTAGAGGAATTCTCCGGGACT GTGCTtgaaaaatggaagaaaatatTTCAAAAAACACTGAAGGATGCATCACTCGTTGAAGTTTCTACCAATCAATTGAAGCAACTGATTGCTATAGCCCTAAAATGTGTGGACAGTGACCTAAATAAAAGACCTAATGCAGCAGATATACTTCAAATTTTTTCTCGTAATGAAGCAGGACAAAGCTCATGCGATCCATGTTGCAAATATAGCCAG GTTAGAGATCTCGTCAGCGTGCAGCCCACCGAACTCAAAATACACATGGCAGATCCAAACAAGTTGTACCGCTCGTCATGCTTGCTGCACCTAAACAATAACACACTTGGACATGTCGCCTTCAGGATCCTATCCAATACTCTAGCGCGGCACTtcatttggccgaaatttggtTTCGTGCCTCCCGGGTGCAGGTACACTGTTGCTGTCACAATGCGCTACCAGCAAAATCCACCGCCCAGCGAAGACCTGGTTTTTACACTGGAGAGCACCAGAGCGAGTGATCAGGAAATAAAGAACGTTATTTCAAGGCATTTAATTTATGACCACGATGATTTCTTTGCGAAAGCTAAAGATAAGGGCCGTCAGGTTCACGAGGAAAAATTAACTCCTGTTTACTCAAATAATGAG CTTGCAATCGAG ATAGTACCCCTCGAAATGTCTGATTATATGACGACTACCATAGACGCGCATCCAACGGAGCCATG GATTCTGATCATTCGTAGCTCAATTATCATCTGGGACTACAACACGCAG GAGATGGCACACCTCCCACCTCGCAGAGAACAAAAACAGGTGTCTTCCGGCAGATTTCGTGGTTCAATCACACCTTTAGTTGCAAAGTTTATTGCACAAAAGAATTGGATAGTAGTCGGATGTTCATTTGGTTACATAAAAGTGTACAAATATTGCAAGCAGGCTTTATTTTCTGAAATAAAGAGCTTTAAAGCTCATGAATATGGTGGCATAAGCTCTTTGGAACTCCATCGAACTGGGCCTTATGTGCTATCGGCAGTTGAAGCTGAGGGACATTCTGCGCCCATGTGGGACAACCCAATGGACAAGATAAAGATGTGGGACTGGGAAAACGGCTGGAAATTGATTTGCACATTCAACACAGAAAAGTATACATATCAAATCAAATTTAACCCAATGGACCTAAATATGTTTGCTACTATTTCTGGTGGGGTAAAG GTCTGGAATATCTGTTCTCCAGATTCTGTATCCGAATTACGTCGGACTCATCCGACACGTTTGGATTTCTTTTCAcgagatggcgcaccgcacatGATTTTTGCCGACCAGTCCAATAGGAGGAAGCCCACG ATATGGGATTGCCAAAACATGAAGTGTGTTTCAACGCTGAAAGAGCATTTAGCTGATGTTACTGTGGTATTTTCCCATCCTGAACTTCCAGTACTCGTGACAGGATCACATGACGGGACAATTCGTCTATGGAACTCTAGTACTTTCAG TCTTCTAGGTGTACTAAACTGTGGCCTCGGCACTGTACTGGCTATAACAAGTTTGAAGGGGTCAAGAAG GATTGCTATCTTACATTATGGTGGATTGGCAATTGCTGAAATTGACACTGAGCAATCGGTTGCTATAGTATGA
- the LOC101760375 gene encoding LOW QUALITY PROTEIN: ethylene-responsive transcription factor ERF094-like (The sequence of the model RefSeq protein was modified relative to this genomic sequence to represent the inferred CDS: deleted 4 bases in 2 codons): protein MEADDESSDSFSSSSPASSSDVEMVSATMSSEQLWQKASTAVKRRPESFIGVSKRPWGKFAAEIRDSTRKGARVWLGTFDTPEAAALALAYDQAAFSARGAAAVLNFPVERVWESLGPLALAGSAGAGSSVLALKRRHSKRTRRSKLSPTSKSLKTQRHGQWLLPQREEVSPCPYYGMVELEDLLGADYLEELLRVSSELHY from the exons ATGGAGGCCGACGACGAGAGCTCCGACTCGTTCTCTTCCTCGTCCCCAGCCTCTTCGTCGGATGTGGAAATGGTGTCAGCGACCATGAGCAGCGAACAACTGTGGCAGAAAGCCTCGACGGCCGTGAAGCGGCGGCCGGAGTCCTTCATCGGGGTGAGCAAGCGGCCGTGGGGCAAGTTTGCCGCCGAGATCCGCGACTCCACGCGCAAGGGCGCCCGCgtgtggctcggcaccttcgatacccccgaggccgccgcgctcgcc ctcgccTACGACCAGgccgccttctccgcgcgcggcgccgccgccgtcctcaacTTCCCCGTCGAGCGCGTGTGGGAGTCGCTGGGGCCGCTCGCGCTCGCCGGCAGCGCGGGGGCCGGCTCCTCTGTGCTGGCGCTGAAGCGCCGCCACTCCAAGCGCACGCGCAGGAGCAAGCTCTCTCCCACAAGCAAAAGTCTAAAGACGCAGCG GCATGGACAATGGCTGCTTCCGCAGCGCGAGGAGGTATCGCCGTGTCCCTACTACGGCATGGTGGAGCTCGAGGACCTC CTCGGCGCTGATTACTTGGAGGAGCTGCTCCGGGTATCCTCCGAGTTGCACTATTAG
- the LOC101759969 gene encoding uncharacterized protein LOC101759969 isoform X3 codes for MEASTCIFPVTTTTNFLVYQNISTEEYMDLGWDEICMIIKGICSGLDALHEEKIVHLDLKPQNILMDGNMMPKIVDFGLARLLGKNKSKTYTERVTGTTGYMAPEYFNDGKISTKADIFSLGVIMIELMTGSRNYPRSMPHYYYSYTSYGNTLDTTQAQLEEFSGTVLEKWKKIFQKTLKDASLVEVSTNQLKQLIAIALKCVDSDLNKRPNAADILQIFSRNEAGQSSCDPCCKYSQVRDLVSVQPTELKIHMADPNKLYRSSCLLHLNNNTLGHVAFRILSNTLARHFIWPKFGFVPPGCRYTVAVTMRYQQNPPPSEDLVFTLESTRASDQEIKNVISRHLIYDHDDFFAKAKDKGRQVHEEKLTPVYSNNELAIEIVPLEMSDYMTTTIDAHPTEPWILIIRSSIIIWDYNTQEMAHLPPRREQKQVSSGRFRGSITPLVAKFIAQKNWIVVGCSFGYIKVYKYCKQALFSEIKSFKAHEYGGISSLELHRTGPYVLSAVEAEGHSAPMWDNPMDKIKMWDWENGWKLICTFNTEKYTYQIKFNPMDLNMFATISGGVKVWNICSPDSVSELRRTHPTRLDFFSRDGAPHMIFADQSNRRKPTIWDCQNMKCVSTLKEHLADVTVVFSHPELPVLVTGSHDGTIRLWNSSTFSLLGVLNCGLGTVLAITSLKGSRRIAILHYGGLAIAEIDTEQSVAIV; via the exons ATGGAGGCCTCGACATGTATATTTCCA GTTACAACAACTACAAACTTTCTTGTTTACCAAAATATTTCCACAGAAGAATATATGGACCTTGGCTGGGACGAGATATGCATGATAATTAAGGGGATTTGTAGTGGCTTAGATGCCCTTCACGAGGAAAAAATTGTTCATCTGGACCTTAAGCCACAGAATATATTGATGGATGGTAACATGATGCCCAAAATTGTCGACTTTGGCTTGGCAAGGCTCTTGGGCAAAAATAAATCAAAAACATACACTGAGAGGGTGACAGGAACAAC CGGATACATGGCACCGGAATATTTTAATGATGGCAAAATCTCTACCAAGGCAGATATATTCAGTTTGGGTGTTATAATGATTGAGTTAATGACAGGTAGTAGGAATTATCCCCGGAGCATGCCACATTATTATTATTCCTACACCTCGTATGGGAATACACTCGATACTACCCAAGCACAGCTAGAGGAATTCTCCGGGACT GTGCTtgaaaaatggaagaaaatatTTCAAAAAACACTGAAGGATGCATCACTCGTTGAAGTTTCTACCAATCAATTGAAGCAACTGATTGCTATAGCCCTAAAATGTGTGGACAGTGACCTAAATAAAAGACCTAATGCAGCAGATATACTTCAAATTTTTTCTCGTAATGAAGCAGGACAAAGCTCATGCGATCCATGTTGCAAATATAGCCAG GTTAGAGATCTCGTCAGCGTGCAGCCCACCGAACTCAAAATACACATGGCAGATCCAAACAAGTTGTACCGCTCGTCATGCTTGCTGCACCTAAACAATAACACACTTGGACATGTCGCCTTCAGGATCCTATCCAATACTCTAGCGCGGCACTtcatttggccgaaatttggtTTCGTGCCTCCCGGGTGCAGGTACACTGTTGCTGTCACAATGCGCTACCAGCAAAATCCACCGCCCAGCGAAGACCTGGTTTTTACACTGGAGAGCACCAGAGCGAGTGATCAGGAAATAAAGAACGTTATTTCAAGGCATTTAATTTATGACCACGATGATTTCTTTGCGAAAGCTAAAGATAAGGGCCGTCAGGTTCACGAGGAAAAATTAACTCCTGTTTACTCAAATAATGAG CTTGCAATCGAG ATAGTACCCCTCGAAATGTCTGATTATATGACGACTACCATAGACGCGCATCCAACGGAGCCATG GATTCTGATCATTCGTAGCTCAATTATCATCTGGGACTACAACACGCAG GAGATGGCACACCTCCCACCTCGCAGAGAACAAAAACAGGTGTCTTCCGGCAGATTTCGTGGTTCAATCACACCTTTAGTTGCAAAGTTTATTGCACAAAAGAATTGGATAGTAGTCGGATGTTCATTTGGTTACATAAAAGTGTACAAATATTGCAAGCAGGCTTTATTTTCTGAAATAAAGAGCTTTAAAGCTCATGAATATGGTGGCATAAGCTCTTTGGAACTCCATCGAACTGGGCCTTATGTGCTATCGGCAGTTGAAGCTGAGGGACATTCTGCGCCCATGTGGGACAACCCAATGGACAAGATAAAGATGTGGGACTGGGAAAACGGCTGGAAATTGATTTGCACATTCAACACAGAAAAGTATACATATCAAATCAAATTTAACCCAATGGACCTAAATATGTTTGCTACTATTTCTGGTGGGGTAAAG GTCTGGAATATCTGTTCTCCAGATTCTGTATCCGAATTACGTCGGACTCATCCGACACGTTTGGATTTCTTTTCAcgagatggcgcaccgcacatGATTTTTGCCGACCAGTCCAATAGGAGGAAGCCCACG ATATGGGATTGCCAAAACATGAAGTGTGTTTCAACGCTGAAAGAGCATTTAGCTGATGTTACTGTGGTATTTTCCCATCCTGAACTTCCAGTACTCGTGACAGGATCACATGACGGGACAATTCGTCTATGGAACTCTAGTACTTTCAG TCTTCTAGGTGTACTAAACTGTGGCCTCGGCACTGTACTGGCTATAACAAGTTTGAAGGGGTCAAGAAG GATTGCTATCTTACATTATGGTGGATTGGCAATTGCTGAAATTGACACTGAGCAATCGGTTGCTATAGTATGA